A DNA window from Trichosurus vulpecula isolate mTriVul1 chromosome 2, mTriVul1.pri, whole genome shotgun sequence contains the following coding sequences:
- the LOC118835696 gene encoding zinc finger protein 546-like: MAPGSSRSPAQETVTFKDVAVDFTQEEWGLLDHPQKELYKEVMLENAQNLLSLGLQVPREVVISYFEQREAPWLLEQEGLRNLCPGGIRFQVKKTPADLNLCMEETLEQRDRYTPVQHQRIHTGEKPYECNRCGKSFRDKYTLVQHQRIHTGEKPYECNQCGKAFRDRYTLVQHQRIHTGEKTYECNQCGKAFTWRIGLAEHQKTHTGEKPYVCNQCGKAFRDRYSLAQHQRIHTGEKPYECNQCGKAFTWRIGLAEHQKTHTGEKPYVCNQCGKAFRDRSTLAQHQRIHTGEKPYECNQCGKAFIKQANLKVHQRIHTGEKPYECNPCGKAFRLRSSLVQHQRIHTGEKPYECSQCGKVFRGNSPLIKHQRIHTGEKPYECNLCGKVFRFSSSLVQHQRIHTGEKPFECNLCGKAFRSSYHLVEHQRIHTGEKPYECNQCGKAFRCSSHFVGHQRIHTGEKPYECNLCGKAFRVSSRLVEHQRIHTGEKPYECSHCGKPFRTSSSLVNHQRMHTGDNTIHVAKPQI, translated from the exons atggcccctgggagCAGCCGAAGCCCAGCCCAG GAGACAGTGACCTttaaggatgtggctgtggacttcacccaggaggagtggggcctcttggaccaTCCTCAGAAGGAGCTGTACAAGGAGGTGATGCTGGAGAATGCCCAGAACCTGCTATCCCTTG GGCTTCAAGTTCCCAGAGAAGTCGTGATCTCCTATTTTGAGCAAAGGGAAGCACCATGGCTGCTGGAGCAAGAAGGCCTGAGGAACCtctgtccag GAGGGATCAGATTTCAAGTGAAGAAGACTCCTGCAGACCTAAACCTTTGTATGGAAGAAACTCTGGAGCAAAGAGACAGGTATACTCCTGtccaacatcagagaatccacactggagagaaaccttatgaatgtaatcgaTGTGGAAAGTCTTTTAGAGACAAGTATACTCTTGtccaacatcagagaatccacactggagagaaaccttatgaatgcaatcagtgtggaaaggctttcagagatAGGTATACTCTTGtccaacatcagagaatccacactggagagaaaacttatgaatgtaatcaatgtggaaaggctttcacatgGAGGATTGGTCTTGCTGAACATCAGAAaacccacactggagagaaaccttatgtatgtaatcaatgtggaaaggcttttagagacAGGTATTCTCTTGcccaacatcagagaatccacactggagagaaaccttatgaatgtaatcaatgtggaaaggctttcacatgGAGGATTGGTCTTGCTGAACATCAGAAaacccacactggagagaaaccttatgtatgtaatcaatgtggaaaggcttttagagacAGGTCCACTCTTGcccaacatcagagaatccacactggagagaaaccctatgaatgtaatcagtgtggtaAAGCTTTTATAAAGCAGGCCAACCTTAaagtacatcagagaatccacactggagagaaaccttatgaatgtaatccttgtggaaaggctttcagactCAGATCCAGTCtagttcaacatcagagaatccacactggagagaaaccttatgaatgcagtcAGTGTGGAAAGGTTTTCAGAGGCAACTCTCCTCTaattaaacatcagagaatccacactggagagaaaccttatgaatgtaatctgtGTGGAAAGGTTTTCAGATTCAGCTCCAGTCtagttcaacatcagagaattcacactggagagaaaccttttgaatgtaatctgtgtggaaaggctttcagatccagctaccatcttgttgaacatcagagaatccacactggagagaaaccttatgaatgtaaccagtgtggaaaggctttcagatgcAGCTCCCACTTTGTtggacatcagagaatccacactggagaaaaaccttatgaatgtaatctgtgtggaaaggccttcagagtCAGCTCAAGGCTTGtagaacatcagagaatccacactggagagaaaccttatgaatgtagtcacTGTGGAAAACCTTTTAGAACGAGCTCCAGTCTAGTTAATCATCAGAGAATGCACACTGGAGATAATACAATCCATGTGGCAAAGCCACaaatatga